From Lolium perenne isolate Kyuss_39 chromosome 5, Kyuss_2.0, whole genome shotgun sequence, a single genomic window includes:
- the LOC139831572 gene encoding uncharacterized protein, with translation MDRFDSSGSGFNSSGSGSSNPFVGPSFAVIRDIPIAERVPVKLSTTAANFFPWKTYFGLLFREYDLLDHVDDTIDLLAMPHDPEWLAIDATIIRWFYQTVSNDIFRTVVRDGDSAHTVWAQITGPFTDNKIQWVTFLQQEFFGTHQNDLSLDDYALKLKSLSDELRELEFPIDDKIMLSTLSAGLGEDLSNAASNLTLLTTPTFDQVVAYLRLEEGRLKHLRARAAHTAFVAGFSHGASTPAPRAPAPRPTGPPSGFPAASHQASQTAPWTGPSSQQAGQTDTWTGQAAASGGGRRGCRRCGGGGNGGGNASANVPAPHPPQHTAPPPWTAGHNPWTGVVHAYSMPVPRPLPRHHGAASSHPPGVLRGAPAHPGLRRSPGRDPVGSRAPDRPPERPLRWGIWWRRRLDGRTRMLLHRCDSPDDLYPVGAASTTIGRPLALSFGVDLWHARLGHPSSATLRQIMQDVAATFTAFFTFVSTQFGRPIHALQTDNGKEFDNITIRSLLATHGTVFRLTCPYTSSQNGRAERMLRTLNDCVRTLLFHASIPPRFWPDALATATLLVNIRPCRTLGDTSDDSPGARWPSCGRAPPTDRGGPLCAGPAWSLGVSVARGAPARDARGAPSPAASPSAGSSSAASLPALPPVAAAPEPMLTRARAGVRRPSTR, from the exons ATGGACCGCTTCGACTCCTCCGGCTCCGGCTTCAACTCCTCCGGCTCCGGCAGCAGCAACCCCTTCGTCGGCCCCTCCTTCGCCGTCATCCGCGACATCCCCATCGCCGAGCGCGTGCCGGTGAAGCTCTCCACCACCGCTGCCAACTTCTTCCCGTGGAAGACGTACTTCGGGCTGCTCTTCCGCGAGTATGATCTCCTCGATCACGTCGACGACACCATCGACCTCCTCGCCATGCCGCACGACCCTGAGTGGCTcgccatcgacgccaccatcatccgctggTTCTACCAGACCGTCTCCAACGACATCTTTCGCACCGTCGTCCGCGACGGCGACTCCGCCCACACGGTCTGGGCTCAGATCACCGGCCCCTTCACCGACAACAAAATCCAGTGGGTCACCTTCCTCCAGCAGGAGTTCTTCGGCACCCACCAGAACGACTTGTCTCTCGACGACTACGCCCTCAAGCTGAAGAGTCTCTCCGACGAGCTCCGTGAGTTGGAGTTTCCGATCGATGACAAGATCATGCTCTCCACCCTGTCGGCGGGTCTCGGCGAGGATCTCAGCAacgccgcctccaacctcacGCTCCTCACCACGCCCACCTTCGACCAGGTCGTGGCCTACCTACGCCTCGAGGAGGGCCGCCTCAAGCATCTCCGGGCTCGGGCGGCTCACACCGCCTTCGTAGCCGGCTTCTCCCAcggcgcttcgactcccgcgcctcGCGCACCCGCGCCTCGCCCCACGGGTCCGCCGTCGGGCTTCCCTGCAGCCAGTCACCAGGCCAGTCAGACCGCCCCCTGGACCGGCCCGTCCAGCCAACAGGCCGGTCAGACCGACACCTGGACCGGGCAGGCGGCTGCTTCTGGCGGTGGTCGCCGCGGCTGTCGTCGCTGTGGCGGTGGTGGCAACGGCGGTGGCAATGCTAGTGCCAACGTCCCTGCGCCTCATCCACCTCAGCACACAGCTCCTCCGCCATGGACCGCCGGTCACAATCCGTGGACCGGGGTCGTTCACGCCTACTCCATGCCCGTGCCGCGCCCCCTACCCAGGCATCATGGGGCCGCGTCCAGCCACCCACCAGGCGTTCTACGCGGCGCCCCAGCCCACCCCGGCCTACGCCGCTCCCCCGGGCGCGACCCCGTGGGATCCCGCGCTCCTGACCGCCCTCCAGAGCGCCCCCTCCGCTGGGGCATATGGTGGCGGCGGCGACTT GATGGTCGTACCCGGATGCTCCTCCACCGATGTGACAGCCCCGACGATCTCTACCCTGTTGGCGCGGCCTCCACCACCATCGGCCGCCCACTCGCCCTCTCCTTCGGTGTCGACCTTTGGCACGCCCGTCTTGGCCATCCTAGCTCCGCCACTCTGCGTCAAATAATGCAAG ATGTTGCCGCCACCTTCACCGCCTTCTTCACTTTCGTCTCCACTCAGTTCGGTCGCCCCATCCACGCCTTACAAACGGACAATGGCAAGGAGTTCGACAACATCACCATTCGCTCACTTCTCGCCACCCACGGCACCGTCTTCCGCCTCACGTGTCCATACACTTCTTCACAGAACGGTCGTGCTGAACGGATGCTTCGTACCCTCAACGACTGCGTCCGCACCCTTCTGTTCCACGCCTCCATACCCCCGCGATTCTGGCCGGATGCCCTCGCCACGGCGACTCTCCTCGTCAACATCCGCCCGTGTC GGACTCTTGGCGACACCTCCGACGACTCCCCCGGCGCCCGCTGGCCCTCTTGCGGCCGCGCGCCGCCGACTGACCGCGGTGGCCCCCTCTGCGCCGGCCCCGCCTGGTCCCTCGGCGTCTCCGTCGCACGCGGCGCCCCCGCCCGCGATGCCCGAGGCGCCCCATCGCCCGCGGCGTCTCCTTCGGCCGGCTCTTCGTCGGCTGCCTCGTTGCCCGCCTTGCCGCCCGTCGCTGCGGCCCCTGAGCCCATGCTCACCCGCGCCCGTGCGGGCGTGCGGCGGCCGTCTACACGCTAG